The bacterium genome includes the window ATCTTCTGCCGCCGGGAGGCGCGCGCTGCGCCATCGATTCCGCGCTCTGGGACCTGGAAGCGAAAACGGCCGGCAAACGGGCATGGGAGCTGGCGGGACTCGAACTCAAGAGGATCGTCACCGTCTTCACGATCGGGCTCGAAGAGGAGCCGGCCGAGATGGCGCGCAAGGCAGCAGCAGCAGCCGAGCAGCCGATCCTCAAGATCAAGCTGGACGCCGACCGCCCGGTGGAGAAGATCGAGGCGATTCGCGCGGCACGGCCCGATGCAAGCCTCGTCATCGATGCCAACCAGGGTTGGAGCTTCCAACAGTTGTTGGAGGTTGCCCCCCGGCTGCACGGCCTCGGTGTGACCATGATCGAGCAGCCTCTGCCCCGCGGCGCGGATGGAGAGCTCGAGGGGTACCAAGCGCCCCTGCCGCTGTGTGCGGACGAGAGCTGCGTCCACGGGGGCGAGATCGATGAGGTAGTTGGGCGTTACCAGATAATCAATATCAAGCTCGACAAGAGCGGCGGCCTGACCCACGGGCTCGAGATCGCACGCGAAGCGAGAAAACGCGACCTCGGGTTGATGGTGGGCTGCATGTGCGGAACCTCGCTCGCCATGGCGCCGTCATTCGTGATCGGTCTGGCGTGCGATTTCCACGATCTGGACGGCCCGCTCCTCTTCGAGCACGATCGGCCCCACGGAATGAAATATTCAAACGGCGTGGTGTCGCCGCCGTGCCCCGACCTCTGGGGTTGATTCGGCCCGAGGGTCGCCGTGCACGGCCATTTTGGGTAGCGGCGTGTTGCTGCCGGCATCGACCACCCAGGTGCGCACTTTGACGCGATCGACGATTTCACTGACGAAGAGCAGCACGATGCTCAAGAGGAGCAAGACAAGGAGCAGGGCGGTGCGCCTTGTCATGCTATTGATCAATGCCGGCTTCCAGCGATTCCCGCATCACCGAGTAGACGTGCGTGTTCGGATAAATCCCCCTCAGCTTCTCGGCGCCGGGCCCGCGGCCGTAGGTTGGAACGGGGTCACTCGTGTGCTCGCCGGTTGACCAAACTACAAACGAATGCCGGGAGAGGTGATGCGCGAGAAGTGCAGAGGCGGCATCGTCGGGGTCGTCACGATAGCGGCGAAAGTCTTCGGTCCCCGGCTGCCCATCTTTATCTCTGACCAGTGCTGCCCGGGCTTCGTCCAGTGTCATCTCGAGCCCGGTATGTGTGCGCACCTGTTCGATGAGCCTTTCGGGATCCAGACCGGCTTGTTCCAGGATGTAAGAGTAGGACGCACTTTGCCTGAACAGTATTTCGAGGTGTTCCGTAGTTGGATACGACCA containing:
- a CDS encoding dipeptide epimerase, coding for LLPPGGARCAIDSALWDLEAKTAGKRAWELAGLELKRIVTVFTIGLEEEPAEMARKAAAAAEQPILKIKLDADRPVEKIEAIRAARPDASLVIDANQGWSFQQLLEVAPRLHGLGVTMIEQPLPRGADGELEGYQAPLPLCADESCVHGGEIDEVVGRYQIINIKLDKSGGLTHGLEIAREARKRDLGLMVGCMCGTSLAMAPSFVIGLACDFHDLDGPLLFEHDRPHGMKYSNGVVSPPCPDLWG